The genome window CATATATGTGTGTAATCTGTCCGCAGATACCAGGCAATCTGTAGCAACTGTAACCCAAAACAAGTGGTAGGATAAAAACTGGCAGCTGGATGTCTTGAAAGCCCCATCCATGGGGTGTAAGTAAAATGAGATGATGCTAAGTGGTGTCATATGCCTTTCGTAGGTCAGAAAGCCTATCAGACAGATGCTGGGTTTTTATTTGGTTTAAGGATTGAGATGATGATACATTGCGATGGGGAAACAACATTTAGCCAAATGCAGTTGAAGATCCTGAGTGGATGGAGTATTTCAGTAACATTCAGATGCTCGATCATCTGATTACGAATATAATCAGGGTCTGGGGCCATCTGCATGGTGAATCAAGAGCCTGAAGCAACTTCTATtcagtgaaatttcattatttaatttgGCACATGAGGGGTGACGGATAAGAAGATATCTTCAGCTTGGCATTTATTTAAAGTGTAGATGGCTAAGAAGACGACAAAACGCTTTCCCACCATGGGTCACAAGGTGTTCAGCAACTACCGATGCATTGGTAAAAATATCACCATGAAGGAAGAGATCTGGAACAGTTTTTCGTCGTTTGCGACCAAGAGGACTACAATGCTTGGCCCACACATGGGATAAGGAGGGATATGCTTTCAACGAGGGAGTGTATTGTGCCCAACGTTACTCCTTACTGTATTTAATTAAACAGTAAACCTTTTTATGAAGTTGCTTAAAAATGAGGAAGATGGTCTGTGAAAGGGTGTCGCTGAGGCATTGCAGGACCTGTCAACAATTCTGAATAGCAGTGGGGCAAAGGGGGAGCGAATTCTGTAGAAAGGGAAACAGCAGTTTCAGTGGCATGGGAGATCGCATCACAGACGCCTCCCACAACCCTGCCGATGCAATCTCACAGAGAGGGGGCAAAGGCGACAGCAGAAGTATGCATTGTCAGTGGACCAGTTACAATGTTGGGGTCTTTCAAGAGCCCAAAGAGGCTCTTGGTTTACTGAGCAGCTACAGGGAAGTGACAGTATcgttggaaagtggtcactgtcagaaCCACTGTAGCGAATTTACAAGATTGAAATTGTAAGGTCGATACTCAAAACGTGCTACGGCTGACACTGAAGTGGGTGAGAGTATCCTTATTGAGGATATGGAGATCAAAACTGGAAAGATGCTGGTAGGCCAAAAGGCCTACCTGATGAAGTGGTACTTCCCTACAAGAGGTGGAGCACAATGAAATCCCCAAGAGCGAGAAAGGGGGAGAGTTGTTGGATTAAGATGGTCATTTCAAAGTAAGTAAATTCCCCATCTGGAGGTGAATAAATGTTACAGACAATGTCTGTTGGAGTCTGTTGCGCTTGCGCTGCTATCGTTTCCAGCACAGTACAGAGAGGAACCTATTCACTGATGACATGTATGAGAACCAACGTACAGAcacttccagattttctctcaggaacAGTACAGTTCCGACAAAATGCACAGTAACCTCAAAGAGCTGGAGAGTGATGATTGGTTGAAGAAGAAATTAGTTGTAGTTGTTGTAGTTCTGGCAGATGACAGTAATATCTATTGCAGTTCCATTGGATCAATATGTTAGAGATGTTCTGGTCAAGTGTGAAGGGTCCAAGAGGACACGTCGTGCCCCAGAAATGCCGCCTGTCATTTTTGGGGTAGAATAACATAAACGACGAGCAAGGAACGTCAGCTTCGAGATTGGCAGCGTGTGTGGTTGTGCGAgtcaggggggagggggaagagggcggGAATTCTATACCTCTGGGGTCATCAGAGTAGGTTTCTCctaagatttatttttcttgtcctCACTCATAATTTTTGATAGTCTAAATTCTTGTCAGAGCTTATCTGCTTTGGGTGTGGGAATGGAAGAAGAATGGCACCTCAGTGACCCTCAGGCTGTGGTTCTAAAGTCGTGGCCTGGTTTCAGGTCTCTGAAGGTATCTGCCTACAGAATTCCCAAGAAGGACTCTGTTATCATTAGTCATTGGAGGAGGATGCTGTTACTCCAGCCAGGTGCAGGGAGGGTTCCCAAAGATGTTTCCACAGGAACCATGAAAGGGAAGGGCATGTCATACCAACAGTCGGGTTTATTTGTATGACTACCACATGTCGAAATCAGGGGAGTGAATACGCCAGGTACTGCTGACAACCTGGCTACAATGGTGGCAGAAGTTGATATCATTGAGACTAGATTCAAAGGTCTCTCACGTTCCTTGAGCAGATTAGCACATTTTGGGACTGAGGATGGTGGCTGTTCCTGCAATTGACACAGACAGTTGGTTGTATATATCGCTAAGTTTTGTGAAATGACTGGCCACAGTCTCCACAAATTGGATCATAAATACACTGGGAAGCTGTATGCCTGAAGTGCTGGTATTTACAGAACCACATCAAGGTGGGAAATATGGCTTCACACTGCAGTAGTAACATACGATTTTGCTCTGTTCAAAAAGAGAATCCCCCTCAAAAATGAGGATGAAAGTATCTGTATTGTTGACATACAGGAAATATGAAGTTGGTTCCTCACCTCTTCAAGTGTTTGCATAGTTCTTCATCTGTCTGCAGCTTtagatgtcagtgaagaattagTACCTGCACCTTGTTGAGGTTTTTGTTTACAAGAGAGTAATATCCAGATCTGGTAGGATTTGCCATCTTAATTACGATGGAACCATTCTGTACTTTGCTAAGGGAAGAGCGTCCACCAAATACATTTTCAGTATTCTCCACAAAACTATTCTGTTTTAGTAGAGAGAGAGGACCTCTATTTGTTCAGGTGCAAACCATGAACTGAGAGGAATAATTACCTACATATTGTTTGGAGTGAACCTTCCTAGGGTCATAACAGCCGGTGCTGAGCTGTGGTCACTTTGAAGAGACTGCAGGGCCAAGCAGTTAATAGCTGATAACAATGGTCACTTCACGACATCAAATATAAGCCATAATGCCGCCTACTTCAAATGGGGACTCTTCCATTAGACACCACACAACGCTGGTTACTTGGCATGGTGGCTAGAGCCCAGAGATCTGGTGCACCCAGACATTCTGGGTACAGCGCATACTTCCCCACATGGACACTAAACATAAATTAACTCAAATATTTAGTGTAAAGTAATGGAACATAGTGGGCAAAGACAGAATCAATGTCCTATACTCAAGTTAGGTTTTTAGGAGTGAATCATTTCTAGAGAATAAGttgaagaaacaatacaatcagTGAGTACAATTTGCAGCACAGGAATGGAACAGAAAAAGTACACGGTGACATAGGAGCCAAATGCTTGTCTCACAGGTATTCAGAAAGAGAGCTGTGAGCCCCCTGCGAGGGAGGGGGCTGGTATTTGTAGATTAGTAGCATTTGGTAAATAAAAGGTTTTGTTACACATCAAGTTTGACACCCTGTCCTAAATGTTATATTCTACCAGACGACAATTATAAATTGTGGTATGGCTTGCAGAATTTGGTACTATTCACATACTAACAATACTTTCATTATGCCTTATAAAAAGGCACCTTGTTAGGTGCAAGGATCAGAGATGACTTACATAATAATCAGCAAATCTAGCGTAAAGTGTCCCAACATCAAagtacagtctttggttcaccaaTCCTCTCTTCCTGGCTTCCTTAGGATATAGTGAGTCATCTTTGGCATACTTATCCACCAGGTACCCGATTATGGCACGGCTGTTGAAAATTATTGTGTAAGAAGGGTGTCACAAAATGCAAAGTTCAAACACAAAGATCTAAGGATTGTATTCAAATAGATTACTATCACTCTCTTACAGGTATACATTGCTCCTTAACTGTAACAAGACAATTATTTTATAGTTAGCCTATATGTGTCTTACAGTAGCATTAAGAATTTCGTCTCTGACCTATTTATATCAACTTAAAGAAAATAGAAAACTAGATAATTACCTCTCCCAAAGGTAAAAGCCATTGTCATCAATTGTAGGAACTGTGTGCATGGGATTCATCTTCAGAAACTCTGGTCGAAGCTGTTCACCTGCCACGAGATTCACATGTTTCAAGTTGAGATCAACACCCACAGCTCTTGCAACCATCTGGACTGCTCTGCAAGGAGCACTGCCCGGAACATAATACAAGTCCATAGATGGCATACTGGAATGGGAAATAGGACAATGTTAAAATGTTTGCCTAATGTTTCAATCATTATATTAGCATGTAATTTTCTGCTACTAAAACTTTTGTTACCTTGTGGAAACTCAACACTGTCAGTAGTAGTAGGAGATCTAGTAATAATACTGATAGTCGTAGAAATGAAATAAACTAAAGAAGGTGCCGGGCTCTATTTAGAATGTACTGTTAAGATCAAGTACAGTAATGCCATAAATGAGAGAAAGCGTGGTAGTGAAATGTTGACTACTGTGTGTGCCTTCCCCATGACGTTATTACGAAAATTTACGTAACTAGTGCGACGATATAAAAACAATCGTAATAACGAAAATATTGATAAAAGCCATAAAGACGATGTGTTCTAATTATTGCTACGAAATActgtaaaataatatagaaaaagaactatgaaatacgaaaactttgtatttcaaggataatctgtgaacaaagataaaaatgaatagacagtcctctaacgaggaagaaagagaaaaaaactcTCTtcgtttttttcttcattgtagaAGGTCACCATTGACGATTCGTGATGAGAATGGTACCGGTATGCGTTTATTACTAATAGTGTAAGAAAAAGAATTctcatgataataataattaattctaTAAATGCGTTAACTTGTGCTTTCCTTTCAGCAGTGTAGGGAAAGGCATCTCATAATTATTACTGAACAATTTGCAGTTTTCATGTATTGAGCTGATTTTGTTTCAACGACGCCATTACGAAAGAGaacataattttaagtttttcattacgcCACTCGTCTTAAAAATAAGAAGTCACTCGCTTTCGAAGAATTTTAATCAGTTCTATAACAAGATTTCAATGCTGACCTCACAGAAATCCCAGAGTCTCTTCTCATTAACAGAACAATGAAGTTGGTCGGATTTTAATGCGCGCGACATTTAGCTTTGCTACATTTCATGTCTTATACGTTAAACACAAACATGCTAGACTGCTTAAACTCGCAGttgaaaagaaattaacattacgTGCACAACAATCAAAACCTTTCACGTAACCGTCAAGATTTTGGTGCACTTTAACACAGCATTTCAGCTTCGTGTTGCAGAGCGGCGCTGCGAGTCTGCAAACGACGAAAGGTACGTGAAACATAATATTCTaataatgacaggttatcaaaaaACTAAAGTGTATGGGGCCAAAGCGCCaaagaaaaattacatttctttttattgaaaataGCAAAGCTTAATTAAGGATGCTTTAATGGTGTTGTACTTTTAATTTGTAACCTTTCATGTCATAGAAAATCATTACGTGTTACTAGAATTGAGTATTCCACATTTACAACTGCATTTACCATTGATACAGAGAATAAGTCatcttaattatttattgtgctacaCGAACATTGACAATAACATCATACAGTATGGAAAGAAGTACATGAGATGCAAATTGCAGATCAGCTGGTAAAACAATTACCATCAGCCACCAAAGAAGTAAGCACTTGTCACAAGCATCACAGACTTCTGGACAGCCAAATTATTTCTTCTGTCTGTGAACATGAACTACTTAGGTAACTGCTTTGTAGTATCAGCTACTGTCTGCTACTATGGATAGCATACTGTCAGTAGTACAATGAACGGGCTTAGCAGTTTATCCATGCAAGTTAGATGGATATCTGGTACTGTTAGTGTTGTGATGAATACGGCTGGAAAGTCTAACTACAGTAATGAGCCATCTGAATAGGTAGCTACTTTATGCTATCTAGTGTAGCTATTCATAGCGAGTGAAGCCAGAATCGACGTCTTGTGACCGATCTAGGTTGTCAGCAGTGAATCGGCTGTAGAGAAGTTTAAGTAATCTTCTTCTCAAACATTTGCACACAATCAAAACTTTTAACTGATATAAAGCCATATTATAATTATGTCCACTTGGCCACTTACATTGTTTCCCATTAAGCAATGTAACATTCCACTCAGCTAGCCAAACATTTAGTTCCAACTCAACACATTTTCTGCCTTCTCACCTTCAAAAATATTTCGCATGATATCAGGTTGCCTTCTCAAATTCTGTGAGCTCAGTCATAGTAGCTAAGTCATAGTAACTAACATTTGATACACAATTTTAAGTGTCATGTTAAATGCTGTGCTTCTAGAGCACCACTAGTCCAAGCCTTAGAGAGGAAGGAAGATGGTACTGACTACATCGTTCTGAAAGAAAACAATGTGTAATCAAAgggtatacagtgaggtgacaactTGATCTAGTGCAGCAGCTCGGCGTGGAATGAACTCAGCaggtcgtcggaagtcccctgcagaaatactgagacatgatGCTTCTATAGCTgtcaataattgcgaaagcgttgccggtgcaggattttgtgcacgaactgacctctcgattatatcccataaatgttcaacggTATTaaagtcgggcgatctggatggccacatCATTCTCTCgatctgtccagaatgttcttcaaaccaatcgccaactgTTGTGGTCTGGTGACACGGCGTATTGTCATACGTAAAAAATCTatcgttgaatggctgcaaacggtctggAAGTAGCCGAACTTAACAGTTTCCAGTCTATGATcgggtcagttggaccagagaatctggtccatgtaaacacagccctcgccattatggaaccaccaccagcttgcacagtgccttgttgatattgGGAGGATGACTTCTTGGGGTCTACACActactcgaaccgtaccatcagctcttaccaaccgaaatcgggactcgtaTGACCagcccactgttttccagtcgcctagagtccaaccgatatgaccacgagccaggagaggcgctgcaggggatgttgtgttgttagcaaaggcagtcgcgtcggtagTGTGTTGCCGTActccattgacgccaaatttggccgcactgtcctaacggacatatTCGTCATACGTTCGAAATTAATTTCTGGGGGTACTTCAggcaatgttgcttgtctatttAGCACTGACAAAtttatgcaaacgctgctgctcaagTTCGTTGAGTGAAAGCCagcggccacagcgttgtccgtggtaagaagtGATGCCTGAAATTAGTATTCTcgacacagtcttgacactgtcgatctcggaatattgaattccctaactatttccgaaatggaacgtctcatgcatctagctctaactaccactccgcgttcaaagtctgttgatttctgtcggaaaccttttcacaacaatcatctgagcacaaatgacagctccgtcaatgcattgCCCTTTAATACCTTGTCTACGaggtactacagccatctgtatacatgcatgtcgctatcccatgatttttcgtcacctcagtgtaatatatTGAACTGACATTACAGAAGTTAGGATGACCAGGAAACAATATAAAGGTGACTCGTTGCAATTATGGATCCAGATTTTTGCCAAAGAATTTAGTAATCACTTAATTTGTGCTTAATTTAGTAAGTTTAGTATTAACAGGAGCAAATGAACAAATTAGTCTCAAAGTATTAGATTGATTGTTATGTTGTCTGGGTGAAAATTAGACAAAGCAATACAGTACAACTGAACATGTTTGTATGTTCCGAACATCAACAAAATTCCATATATTATGTCAACTGCTTCTCTTTATGAAGTGTAACTTTTCCACTGACACCTGGACTGAAGAAAATCACCTGTTCCAGTGCCATAAAGCAACTTCGTTGCAAACCATGTCCCTGCCTACTCAGTTgataaaatactttcaaaaatataaTGAATAATAGACCTGAAAGTACATGCATATAACAAACAGATTGCAACAACGTGTTCTGAAGTGCTGCCATTAATTCCAGTACAAAGAAATGGGTGTGGGCAATTTGGCTTGTACTGATATTTGAAAAAATAAGTTACacctaaaacatttattttgttgggAATTTATTGAAATTCAAGTAGTAGACCAGTAATAAAGTATTATTcatgtgcaaaaaaatctgtcagtgTAGCGAACATTGTGGTACCTTCTTAACAAATCTATGTTGATAAGCACAATTTCTAAGACCTTTTCTATTTACTGCACTAGCACAGCTGGAGTGCTGAGGATACTCAACAACAGCCTAAACGAATTTTGTGGAGTCATCAGAATAATTATAAATTTTGCAGGTATgaatataaaaaatcaaaatagGACACTAAACTTAATTTATTACCTTTGTCAACGGTTAATATTTACTGTGTAGATAGCAAAGGAAAAAATGAAGGAATATGACAAAGTCATTAGACACCGAGTGCTAGCTCTGACAGGGCAAGGACTGGGAGGGAAGCATCAGTgtctgtttcaaaggaaccatcccagctttcAAATAATTATCACATCAGTTACATATTTATGGCTAACGCTAAGCAGTGAGATGAAATATGACAAACAAGTGAAGTCACTAATAAGGAAAATCGATGGAAAACCTAGATTAGTTGTAAAGGTTTTGAGAAAATGTCACGACTCTGTAACGCAAATCACAAACAACCAAGTGTGGAGTGTGTATCTCATGTGAAGAGTAACGACGAAGTGGGCATGACAACAGACCCAGAACAAACTAAAACAAGCCCTGTTAGACTCATAACAAGTTCTTAGTTCAAAATAAGGTAGAGAAAAGACAGACAGAaattaaagagagagag of Schistocerca serialis cubense isolate TAMUIC-IGC-003099 chromosome 2, iqSchSeri2.2, whole genome shotgun sequence contains these proteins:
- the LOC126457034 gene encoding glutathione S-transferase 1-1-like, giving the protein MPSMDLYYVPGSAPCRAVQMVARAVGVDLNLKHVNLVAGEQLRPEFLKMNPMHTVPTIDDNGFYLWESRAIIGYLVDKYAKDDSLYPKEARKRGLVNQRLYFDVGTLYARFADYYYPVIFAGGSYNPENLKKLEEAFEFLNKFLEDNDWAAGNSITIADYSLMASVSTAEILGFDIKKYSKVASWFVRAKKAIPSYEETNHAGALEFKKLLDAAIAKK